The genomic stretch TTTCGAACAGACTATTGCCCTGCCCCCCCATTGATCCTAGGATTCGTTTGAGATTTCAAACGCTCTGTCTCCCGTGCGCGATGTTTCAGCTTGCGCCCAGTGACTGATTTCCCTGACGGCAGCCTTCGAGGCGCCTTTCAACAACTCTAATTTGCCCCGCGCGCGCGCGGTGCTGTTAAGGAAAGACGACATGCAGCTTAAAGACACCCAGTTGTTCCGCCAGCAAGCCTTTATTGATGGCGCTTGGGTCGATGCGGACAACGGCCAAACGATCAAGGTCAACAATCCCGCGACTGGCGAGATCCTGGGCACCGTGCCGAAGATGGGCGCCGCCGAAACCCGTCGTGCCATCGAAGCCGCCGACAAGGCCTTGCCGGCCTGGCGCGCACTGACCGCCAAGGACCGTGCGAACAAACTGCGTCGCTGGTTCGAGCTGATCATCGAGAACCAGGATGACCTGGCACGCCTGATGACCCTGGAGCAGGGCAAGCCACTGGCCGAAGCCAAGGGCGAAATCGTCTACGCCGCTTCGTTCATCGAGTGGTTCGCCGAAGAGGCCAAGCGTGTCTACGGTGACGTGATCCCTGGCCACCAGCCGGACAAGCGCCTGATCGTGATCAAGCAGCCGATCGGCGTCACCGCCGCCATCACGCCGTGGAACTTCCCGGCCGCGATGATCACCCGTAAAGCCGGCCCGGCCCTGGCCGCCGGTTGCACCATGGTCCTCAAGCCGGCGTCGCAAACCCCGTTCTCGGCGTTTGCCCTGGCTGAACTGGCCCAGCGTGCCGGTATCCCGAACGGGGTGTTCAGCGTGGTTTCCGGCAGTGCCGGCGATATCGGTAGCGAGCTGACCAGCAACCCGACCGTGCGTAAATTGTCCTTCACCGGCTCGACCGAAATCGGTCGCCAGTTGATGGCCGAATGCGCCAAGGACATCAAGAAAGTTTCCCTGGAGCTGGGCGGCAACGCGCCATTCATCGTGTTCGACGACGCCGACCTGGATAAGGCCGTCGAAGGCGCGATCATCTCCAAGTACCGCAACAACGGCCAGACCTGCGTCTGCGCCAACCGCCTGTACATCCAGGATTCGGTGTACGACGTGTTCGCTGAAAAACTGAAGGCGGCCGTGGCCAGGCTGAAGATCGGCAACGGTCTGGAAGAAGGCACCACCACAGGTCCCCTGATCGATGAAAAGGCCGTAGCCAAGGTCCAGGAACACATTGCCGACGCCCTGGGCAAAGGCGCGACCCTGCTCGCCGGCGGCAAGGTCATGGACGGTAACTTCTTTGAACCGACCATCCTCACCAACGTGCCGAAAAACGCCGCCGTGGCCAAGGAAGAAACCTTCGGCCCGCTGGCGCCATTGTTCCGTTTCAAGGACGAAGCCGAAGTGATCGCGATGTCCAACGACACCGAGTTCGGCCTGGCGTCCTACTTCTATGCTCGCGACCTGGGGCGTGTGTTCCGTGTGGCCGAGGCCCTGGAGTACGGCATGGTCGGCGTCAACACCGGGCTGATTTCCAACGAAGTGGCACCGTTCGGTGGTATCAAGGCGTCGGGCCTGGGGCGTGAAGGCTCCAAGTACGGAATCGAGGATTACCTGGAAATCAAATACCTCTGCCTGGGTGTCTAACCGGCAAGGTATTGCTGCAAACGCGAAGGGCACGAGAGCGCTGTCTCTTTGCGTGTTTCACACCGTTATTCGAAGTGGCCGGGAAAGCTGTGGCAGTCGATCATCGCATGCTGCCGTAGTTGCCTCCCTGCCACGTAATCCTTGGACCACGCCACCCGATGAGTGGCGAATGAGGACTTTATGAGCAACAAGACCAACGCTTCCTTGATGAAACGCCGTGAAGCCGCTGTACCGCGCGGTGTTGGCCAGATTCACCCGATCTTCGCCGAATCCGCGAAGAACGCCACCGTGACCGACGTTGAAGGTCGCGAGTTCATCGACTTCGCCGGCGGTATTGCCGTGCTGAACACCGGTCACCTGCACCCGAAAATCATTGCGGCCGTGACCGAGCAACTGAACAAACTGACCCACACCTGCTTCCAGGTCCTGGCCTATGAGCCTTACGTGGAGCTGTGCGAAAAAGTCAACGCCAAGGTCCCGGGTGACTTCGCCAAGAAAACCCTGTTGGTCACCACCGGTTCCGAAGCCGTTGAAAACGCCGTGAAAATTGCGCGTGCCACAACTGGCCGTGCCGGCGTGATCGCCTTCACTGGCGCGTACCACGGCCGCACCATGATGACCCTGGGCCTGACGGGCAAGGTCGTGCCGTACTCCGCTGGCATGGGCCTGATGCCAGGCGGCATCTTCCGCGCGCTGTACCCGAACGAGCTGCACGGCGTGAGCGTCGACGACTCTATCGCCAGCATCGAACGCATCTTCAAAAACGATGCTGAGCCGCGCGATATCGCGGCCATCATCATCGAGCCGGTGCAGGGCGAAGGCGGTTTCTACGTCGCGCCCAAAGCCTTCATGAAGCGCCTGCGCGAACTGTGCGACAAGCACGGCATCCTGCTGATCGCCGACGAAGTGCAAACCGGCGCGGGTCGTACCGGTACCTTCTTTGCCATGGAGCAGATGGGCGTTGCCGCCGACCTGACCACCTTCGCCAAATCCATCGCAGGCGGCTTCCCGCTGGCCGGTGTATGCGGCAAGGCCGAATACATGGACGCCATCGCCCCGGGCGGCCTGGGCGGCACCTATGCCGGTAGCCCGATCGCGTGCGCCGCGGCCCTGGCCGTGATGGAAGTGTTCGAGGAGGAGCACCTGCTGGACCGTTGCAAGGCGGTGGGCGAGCGTCTGGTCACCGGCCTGAAGGCCATCCAGGCCAAGTACCCGGTCATCGGCGAAGTACGTGCCCTGGGCGCGATGATTGCCCTCGAGCTGTTTGAAGATGGCGACAGCCACAAGCCAAATGCGGCGGCGGTTGCCTCCGTGGTGGCCAAGGCGCGTGACAAGGGCCTGATCCTGCTGTCGTGCGGTACCTACGGCAACGTGTTGCGCGTACTGGTCCCGTTGACCTCGCCGGACGAGCAGTTGGATAAAGGGTTGGCGATCATCGAAGAGTGCTTCTCCGAGTTGTAGGCAGAGGCTGGCCTGATCGACAGAAAAAACCCGCTTCGGCGGGTTTTTTTGTGGGCTATGCCCCTATTCGGGTCTTGTCGATTGTACGCAGGCGCTTCCATTGTCTAAGGTGCAAGGATTGCCGATGGAGCGTTCTGCATGACTGCTGTTGATTTACCTGCTGTACCCCGTGTGTTGATTGCCGAGGCCGACCCATGGTCGCGGGATCTGCTCAAGCAGGTGTTGTTGAATGTGCGCTGTGATGCGCGGCTGGATGTGTGCGCCGATGGGCAGCACGCCGCTGAGTTACTCAGAGACAAACCCTACGATTTGATCATTGCCGATTGGGAACTGCCGGGCGTTGACGGCCTGAGTCTGTTGCGCAGTGTGCGCCAGCAGCGGCGGGTGCCGGCATTGCCGTTTATCCTGCTGAGTACGCGCAATGATGGCACCAGCGTGCGCGAAGCATTGCCATTGGCGCCTACCGCCTACCTGACCAAGCCGCTGAACATGGAAGGCCTCACGCAACGCCTGCAGGACTTGCTGCTCAACGAAGGTGAAACGGTGTATTGCGAAATCCCGGCCCTGGCGGTGGGCATGACCTTGCCGGTGTTCCTGGAGCGGCGCCGCGAGCTGTCGGACGGCGCGCCATTGCGGGTTGACGTCAAAGCCGCCGTACAGCACAGCCTGGCGCCGGAGGGTCTGGACCTTCAG from Pseudomonas fluorescens encodes the following:
- the gabT gene encoding 4-aminobutyrate--2-oxoglutarate transaminase is translated as MSNKTNASLMKRREAAVPRGVGQIHPIFAESAKNATVTDVEGREFIDFAGGIAVLNTGHLHPKIIAAVTEQLNKLTHTCFQVLAYEPYVELCEKVNAKVPGDFAKKTLLVTTGSEAVENAVKIARATTGRAGVIAFTGAYHGRTMMTLGLTGKVVPYSAGMGLMPGGIFRALYPNELHGVSVDDSIASIERIFKNDAEPRDIAAIIIEPVQGEGGFYVAPKAFMKRLRELCDKHGILLIADEVQTGAGRTGTFFAMEQMGVAADLTTFAKSIAGGFPLAGVCGKAEYMDAIAPGGLGGTYAGSPIACAAALAVMEVFEEEHLLDRCKAVGERLVTGLKAIQAKYPVIGEVRALGAMIALELFEDGDSHKPNAAAVASVVAKARDKGLILLSCGTYGNVLRVLVPLTSPDEQLDKGLAIIEECFSEL
- the gabD gene encoding NADP-dependent succinate-semialdehyde dehydrogenase; amino-acid sequence: MQLKDTQLFRQQAFIDGAWVDADNGQTIKVNNPATGEILGTVPKMGAAETRRAIEAADKALPAWRALTAKDRANKLRRWFELIIENQDDLARLMTLEQGKPLAEAKGEIVYAASFIEWFAEEAKRVYGDVIPGHQPDKRLIVIKQPIGVTAAITPWNFPAAMITRKAGPALAAGCTMVLKPASQTPFSAFALAELAQRAGIPNGVFSVVSGSAGDIGSELTSNPTVRKLSFTGSTEIGRQLMAECAKDIKKVSLELGGNAPFIVFDDADLDKAVEGAIISKYRNNGQTCVCANRLYIQDSVYDVFAEKLKAAVARLKIGNGLEEGTTTGPLIDEKAVAKVQEHIADALGKGATLLAGGKVMDGNFFEPTILTNVPKNAAVAKEETFGPLAPLFRFKDEAEVIAMSNDTEFGLASYFYARDLGRVFRVAEALEYGMVGVNTGLISNEVAPFGGIKASGLGREGSKYGIEDYLEIKYLCLGV